The Bacteroidota bacterium genome segment GCACAGGAAAAAATAAAAAGTAATAGAAAGGGAGTAATCTTTAAATATAATTTCATGTAAAGTTTGGTTGAAGCTTTTGTTTATAAAACAATATTTTAGGGTTTAAATTAGTTTTAAACCTTTTTTACTACAAAAAGTATACTTGAATACTCTTTGTTAAAAATAGCTCGTGTATTAGAGATTAATCCACTAATTGAGCCTCTCAACATTGACATATTATTTCCTTTATGAATTTCACTTCTCATGGAAATGTATGGCGCATCAAACCACAACGGTTTTTTAGCTACTATTTTAAACCCGTGTTTTTGCATTAACAGGTTAAAACTTTTTGTATTGAAGTGGTATAAATGACGTGGTACATCAAAGCCATCCCAGTATTCTTTGTAATGTTTGCTATCCCAACTATTGGAGTTTGGTACTGCAATAAACATAGTTCCGTTTTGTTTTAGTAAATGATGCAATTCAACCATTCTTTCATTTAAGAAATGAACATGTTCCAATACATGCCATTGTGTAATTACATCGAATGATTCCTTAGGAAATGTATCTAACTTATTTTCGTTGACTACGTTGTAACCAAATTTTTCTTTTACATAACTGATGGCTTCATCGCTTACATCAACACCAACGGCATCAAAAGTTTTGTCCTGGATAACACCATGTAAAAAATAACCTAAGCCACATCCTAAATCCATTAGTTTACCGTTGGAATTATATGTTTTAATAAGGTTTAGTTTGGATTGGATACTAAAATTTCTAACTATATCGTATATTTTGTACATGATACCCAAGCCTTCTTTTTTTCCTGCATGGGAAACATATTTATCTGATTGGTAATAGGGAGCTATTTCATCAACGGAAGGTCGTGGATTAGTAAATACAAAGCTGCAATTGCTGCATTGTTGTATAGTAAAATTTTGACCTGTAGCCACAAAGTCTTTACAAGTATGAAGGTTCGTAAAGCTGTTATTGCCACAAATTAAACAGGTTGTAATATTTTCCATAAATTTATCGGCCCAAATGTACCATTAAAACGGAAATATCAGAAGGAGAAATACCACTTATGCGTGCTGCCTGTCCTAAAGTCATAGGTTTTTGTTTTGTTAGTTTTTCTTTTGCCTCGCTACTTAGGTTGTGTATAGCTTTAAAATCAAAGTCTGAGTTAATAGAAACATTTTCCAGCTTATTCATTTTTTCAACCATCAACTGTTCTTTTTCCAGGTAGCCTTCATACTTCATTAATATTTCAGCTTGTATCATAGCTTCCTGATTAAAACCCTGCATGAAATTTTGTACAATAGGTAATGAATTAATCATAGTGTCTAAATCAATTTGTGGGCGACTTAGTAACTGTATTAGCTTATAATTTTGTGGAATTTCAGCTGTATTTAATGCTGTAAGCATTGGATTTGCTTCGCTTGGCGTAATGGATGTTTTCTTAAAGAAGTCTATAATTTTATTTGATTCAGCAATTTTCGATTCTACATTTTTCAATCTTTCATCGCTGGCCAAACCTATTGAATGGCCCAGTTTAGTTAATCTTACATCAGCATTATCCTGACGTAACATAATTCTGTATTCTGCTCTGGAAGTAAACATTCTGTATGGTTCATCAGTTCCTTTGTTAACCAAATCATCTATTAAAACACCTATGTATGCTTCATTACGCTTTAGTATAAAATCAGGTTTTTCGTTTAATTTATTGTGTGCATTTATACCTGCCATTAATCCTTGGCATGCAGCTTCTTCATATCCTGTTGTTCCATTTATTTGCCCCGCAAAATATAAGTTTTGAATTAAGTGTGTTTCAAGTGTTAGCTTTAATTGAGTAGGTGGAAAAAAATCATACTCAATTGCATAACCGGGTCTAAACATTTTAACATTTTCAAAGCCAGGAATAAGTTTCATCGCTTTTAACTGAACTTGTTCAGGAAGCGAAGTTGAGAAACCATTTACATATATTTCTACTGTGTTCCAGCCTTCAGGTTCCACAAAGATCTGGTGTCTGTCTCTTTCGGCAAATCGATTAATTTTATCCTCTATTGAGGGGCAATATCTAGGGCCTAATCCTTTTATCCTGCCTGCATACATAGGAGAATCATCAAAGCCGGTTCTTAATATTTCATGAACGCTTTCATTGGTATAGGTTACCCAACAAGGTCTTTGATTGGTTACAGATGAAGTTACATTGCTATAAGAAAACTTGCCGGGATTTTCATCTCCTTCTTGCCTTTCCATTAGTTCATAATTGAGGCTTCTTCCATCTACTCTGGGTGGTGTTCCGGTTTTCATTCTGCCACTTTCAAACCCTAACTGAACCAGTTGTTCTGTAATGCCTGTAGCCGATTTCTCAGCTATTCTGCCTCCTCCAAATTGTTTTTGCCCAATATGTATAATACCATTTAAGAATGTACCATTGGTAAGAATAACAGATTTTGAATAGATATCCATTCCCATTCCGGTTTTAACACCACAAGCCTTACCATCTTTTATAATGATTTCTTTCACCATATCTTGCCAGAAGTCAACATTTGGTGTTTGCTCTAGCATTTCACGCCAGTATTGTGAAAATAACATTCTGTCATTCTGAGCCCGTGGACTAAACATAGCCGGCCCTTTTGATTTATTCAGTATTCTGAATTGAATAGTTGACTTATCTGTTACAATACCAGAATAACCCCCAAGCGCATCTATTTCTCTAACTATCTGTCCTTTTGCAACTCCCCCCATGGCCGGGTTACAGCTCATTTGAGCTATTTTATTCATATCCATGGTAATGAGCAAAACCCTACTTCCCATATTTGCAGCAGCAGCAGCGGCCTCACAACCTGCATGCCCTGCCCCTACAACAATCACATCGTATTTATCTAACATATTTTATTCAATGTTTCACGTGAAACTTTCTATCTCTTTTAAGTAATAATTTTCTTTTCCCCTGATGGTTAAACTTTCTTGTTTCGTCTTGTCCTTGTATCCGCAAAGGTGCAATACACCGTGTATAATAACTCTTCTCAATTCTTTGTCAACGGTCACTTTTTCTGTCTTCGCATTCTCCTTTATTCTGTCTATACTAATATATAGGTCACCTTCTATAGGCTCTCCTTTATCATTCAATTCAAAAGTTATAATATCAGTATAGTAGTCGTGTTGAAGCGCGCTTATATTTAAATCTAATAAATACTTATCACTACAGATATTTATATTAATAAACGAACAAGTAAATGCTTCTTTTTTTAGTGCATACTTAATCCAGTCTTTTAACATCTTTTTTTCTTTAATGGTATATGAAGTATCTATATTGTTAAATTGTATCATTTATCTAATAACAGTTATTGTGCCGCTTTTTCTTAATTGTTTTCCATCTAAACCAATAATCTGGGCCTCGTACACATAAGTATCAGCGGCCACAAAGTTATTATTTTCATTAGTTAAATCCCAGCCTTGATTTAAATCGGAAATGGTTTTAATAGCTGAACCCCACCTATTGTATATAATCATACTTGATTTACTATAGTCTATATAGACACCCACCGGTTTAAATACCCTGTTTTCAGTACTTGATATGACTCCGTCAGGAAAATACACAATTAGACCTCCTATTAAGCAAATCTCGTTTGATTTACTTTTATATCCTGTGTTTTTTTCTTGGCCAATTACCATGTAGCAATATGAGTTACCAACGGTAAAACCGGCCCCTAAATCATCATTATAGAAACTGTCAAGTGTTTGTGCTATTTGGCTAAATGGATTGATAATTATATCATTAACTCTTGTTTCTCTTAGTAAAGTATAGTTATCTACACCACTGTTCCACGTGAAATAGTGGTTCCAGCTTATCATGTTTTTAGTGGCTTGTTGGCTACCTTTAGCAACGATGTTAGTCGATGCAATTGTTGTGTCTTTGTATTCGGCACAAGTGTTTTTATTGATTACTTTATAAAAAACACGCTTATCACCATTTTCGGTTAGGTCTTTAAATGTAAAAGGGCTTATTTGATTTTTTAGGGCTTTAAGATTAAAGAAGGAAATGTTGTCAAATGACTTTTGAATGATTAATGTGTCAATATCAGAGGTGTTATTTTTATTAATGATTAGTTCAATATTACCGCTTTCTAAAGATACTGCACTAATAATGATGGCTGTTGTATTATCTCTGATACCGCTTACCTTGGTTATAGTATTAGAGTTGCTTTTATAGTTATTGTTAATTGAATTGACTGCTGTAACATAATAAGTATAGGTATTATTCAGAGTAATCAAGTTGTCTGTATAGCTTAAACTTGTTCCGCTAACAGAGTCTACTAATATGTATGCGGTGTTATTAATGTTTTTGTAGATGTAATGCTTGTCTATATTATTACCCCAGCCAACATATTTGCTCCAATTTAAAGAAATTATGTTTTTGCAAGTATCTATCTGGCTTTGCAAAAACATGGTTTTGTGGTAATCAGCTAAGTCGTATGACCATCTGTTGGTGCAGCTATCTACCGCAGCTATTACATATTTTAGACTTTCTTGCTGTGGGTTTCCACGTGAAACATTGTCTATAAAGAAGGTATCGAGTATAGCATTTTTAACCAATGTATCGTTGTACAAGTCCATGTACCAGAAGCTTGGATAGGCGTTTTTCTCCCAGTAAATAATCGGCTCGTTGATATTTGGATTAACAGAAACAAAGGCAATATTACTTTTAGGAAGTTTGAATACTGATACGTTTTGCGTATCGGTATAACAATAATTCTCTACCCCCCCGCAATCGCTTACTATTTGAATAAAATATTCCCAGTTTTTATTACTGGGTACATTTGCATTGCTATGATTAAATGAAAGCGTACCAATATTTGTTTGTGTGCTTAACTGAACAAAAGGATCTGTTGTCTTATCACGGGCAAAAACTCTATATTCTTTAAATGTTCCACATGGAATAGCACCAGGTGTGTTCCAAAATAATTCATTATCACTCCCAATTCTGCATACTCTCCTTATTTGCGAGCAGTTTTGGCCACTGCTTACATAGGCTATAAATAGGGATAATATGAAGAATATTTTTTTCATTAATTATTGCTTGGCTCCAACAATAACGATGCTTAAGTCTTTTTCGTTAAGGTATTTATTTGCCAAATCTTTAATTTGACTTGCTTTCATATTTTTTATTATTTCAATAAAGTCATAAAAATAATCATAGGTAAGATTATAGTCCTTAAGTATTCTAAACCTGTCAGCCAAATTAAAAGGCCCTTCTGTGTTTCTTAGAAAAGAACCGAGTAAATAGTTTTTTGCTATTTGTAGTTCCTGTTCATCCACCAGCGTTTCTCTTAACGTTTGTATTTCTTTTAGTATTTCCTTTACGCCTAATTCAACCAACTCATTGTTCATTTCTGTATCAATGTACCATACTGCATCTTGTTGAAAGGCTTCTAAAGCCGAGTATATACCGTAGGTTAAACCTTTTTCTTCGCGTATGTTTTTCATTAAACGCGAACCAAAATAGCCTCCAAGAATGAGATTAAGTAATTGCATTTCTCTGAAATCCGGATGATTTCTATTGAAAAGCTTTCTTCCAACTCTTATTGAACATTGAACAGAGTTGGCTTTTTCAATAAATATGTTTTCACTTTGTGGTTTGTGAAGAGTATATTTTATGGTTTTAATACCCGCAGGTTTAAAAGAATCAGTATCGAAATGCTTTTGAACAATACTTATCGTATCACTGGCTAATAGCCCTGATACCAATAAATATTTGATTCCATTTTTATAGTTATTATGGTAAAAACTAAGCAAGTCCTCACGGCTGATAGTATTGATATCTTCTTCGGTAGCAAAAGAGCCATAGGCATTATCGCTTCCAAAAATATGCTGATTAAATGCTCGTCTTACTAAAAAGGAATTTCTTTGCTCATTTACATTTAACTTTTGAATGCTGTTTTTTTTATGAATACTTAAATCTTCTTCAGGAAATATAGCATCGTTTAAAACGTCTATTACATATGGCAGGCAATTATCAAGGTGTTTTGTTAAGCAGTAAAGGGTAATTGTACTATCATCAAGGTTACATTTGGCTTGAAAATAAGCTCCAAAAAAGTCTAGATTTTCAGCAATTTCAGCCGCTGTATATTTACTGGTTCCTTCGCTTAATAATTGGGCTGTAAAGTTGGCCTGGCATTTTTTATTTTGATGGATAATACCTGCATTGAAAACAATATCTAATTTTAAAACAGACTCATTTCCTGCATTGATTGCATACAAATCTATACCATTTGATAAGCTATGGTTTTGGGCTTCTGTTATGCTATATTTACCAATTGGCTGTATGCTTGGCGGATTTTGTCTATTTAATATCATTTTGTTTTGCTAGGTAATAAAGGGTTGAACAATTGTTGGGATTGAATATTTTTTTTGCAACTTGAATAATATCGTCATCCTTTACATTCAGATACATTTGGGCTTCGTTATTTACTAAATCCACATCTTCAAGCACCCACGCATAAGCTAATTTCATGGCCCTATTAAGGGCACCCATGTTGTTAAACTCAATATTTGTTTCGGTCTTATTTTTTATTTTTTCTAATTCATTTGGCAAAAGGCCATTTGAAATGAATTTTTCTATTTCTACATTAATAGCTTGTTCTGCAATCTCCATGCTAACCCCTTTGCTAGGCTTCCCTTCGATGAGCAGTAAACCAGCCTCTACATCCCCACTTATGTAAGCATCTAGCTCACTAAACAGGTTTTGTTTTTTTACTAGTTCTGTATAAAAACGCGATGATTTACCATTTCCTAAAATATCTGTTAGCATATCGGCTGCATAATATGCCTGATCTTTTCGGGCAGGCATATGGTATGCTTTAACAATCATATCAAGTGGCACATCGGCATGGATAGTTTCAAATCTTGCTTCTGTTTGCTTTGGTTCTTGCTGGTAGTTTGGCATGTTTAAATTTTGACCAGGAATTGGTTCAAACCATTTTTCTGCAAGGTTTTTACATGTGGTTAAATCTATATTTCCGGCAACGACTAAAACTGCATTGTTAGGACTATAAAAGTTTTTAAAAAAAGCTTTCACATCTTCTAAATTGGCATCTTCAATATGCTTAATTTCTTTGCCAATTGTTGGCCATGCATATGGATGAACTTTATAAGCCAATGGCAATATTTTTAACCAAACATCTCCATAGGGTTGGTTTAAATAACGCTCTTTAAATTCTTCTATTACTACGTTTCTTTGTATGTCCAGACTTTCTTGGCTAAAGTCTAAACTTAGCATTCTGTCGCTTTCCAGCCAAAAGCCGGTTTCAATATTATGTGCCGGAAGTGTAAGGTAATAGTTGGTAATATCGTTGCTTGTAAAAGCATTGCTTTCGCCACCTGCGTTTTGAAGCTCTTCATCAAAATCTTCAATATTTACGGAGCCGCCAAACATTAAATGCTCAAACAAGTGAGCAAAACCGGTTTTGTTGGGGTCTTCGTGTTTGGAACCAACATTGTATAAAATATTTAATACACAGAGTTGTGTACTGTCATCAAAATGATGAATAACTGTAAGTCCGTTAGATAATTTAAATTGATTATAGTTGATCAAATTTGTAAATATTAAAGTTAAATTGTTTGTGATGCGAAAATAGGAGAGACGCTAACAAGAATAGTGTACATTACTTAACACTATAACACACATTGTGTTTAAGAGTATAATTTATTTTACATCAAAGTTAAGTTTTTATTTGACTAAGAAAGAGTGAAAAGGTTGTAAATATTACTGATAAATTATTCTTAATTAGTGCAGCTGCGTTTTAAAACCAAAAGGAATCGTGTTTATTTCGCTTTTAATGCGTTAAAATCGCTTTTATTGTCATTTCCTCGCTTTTTTAATTTAATTCTATTAGGGGCGTTTATTTTAGGTTTTATATTGATTTAAACAGAAAGTACTTTATTTTAGATTATTTCATAAATATCTACATGCCAAATAATTAAAATAAGTGTAGAAGATTTTTCCCAATTCACTATGTTGATATAAAACAGTTTAAATAAGCTTATAATACTTGTAAACCTAATTTTAATTCCGCAAACTTTGCATTGCAAATAAATTATTGCATTGCAATATGGATTATCAGTATCAAAGTATGCAGGCACCGCATCTTATTATCATTGGTGGTGGCTTTGCAGGTTTAGAGTTAATCAAAAAACTCAATAAGAAACCGATTAAAGTTACGGTTCTCGACAAAAATAATTATTTCAATTTTCAACCTTTAATGTATCAGGTAGCTTCCGGTGGTTTGGGCCCCGATGCTATTGCTTATCCGCTTCGAAAAATTATAGGCAGTATGCCCAATATAGCTTTCAGAATGGCTGAAGTGGAAGAGATATTACCTGAAAAGAATGAAATAAAAACAAATATTGGTGAGTTTCATTACGACTATTTGTGTATAGCCACAGGAGCTCAAACCAATTTTTTTGGCAATGCTGAATTGGAAAAATACAGCATGCAGCTGAAGTCAATTCCTGATGCTTTGGACCTACGCAGTGATATTTTACAGGAGTTTGAAAAGGCATTGAGTGAAAGTAAAACGGGCGATATTGAACGGTTTTTAAATTTTGTAATAGTGGGTGCCGGGCCAACTGGTGTAGAAACAGCGGGTTCTTTAGCTGAAATAAAAAAGAATGTAATTCCTGCGGATTACAAGGAAATAGATGCCAGTAAAATGCAAGTGCATTTAATTGAAGCCGCTCCAAGAGTTTTAGCAGCTATGAGCGAAATTTCATCGAAAAAAGCACAACAGTTTTTGGAAGAATTAGGCGTTCATGTACAGGTGAATACTGCAGTACAGAATTATGATGTGCAAAGCGGGAATTTAACTTTAAGCAATGGAAGTGTTTTAAAAACGGATACGGTAATTTGGAGTGCGGGGGTAAAGGGAAAAACAATTCCCGGTATACCGGCTGATTTAATAGTTAGGGGCAACAGGTATAAAGTGGATGCTTTTAACAGAATAGAAACGCTAAAAAATGTTTTTGCCATAGGTGATATTGCTTATATGACAAGCGATACCGCTTTTCCAAACGGGCATCCAATGGTTGGAACTGTAGCGCAGCAACAGGGAGTTTTGTTGGGTAAAAATTTACTTAAATTAATAGACAACAAAGAGCTAAAACCATACAAATATTTTAACCTGGGTAGTATGGCTACCATTGGCAGACATAAAGCTGTTTTTGAAATTTTTGGAATAAAAATGCAGGGTTATATAGCTTGGCTTGGTTGGATGTTTATTCATTTAATGTTGTTGGTAGGTTTTAGGAACAGGCTGGTTGTTTTTTTAAATTGGATGTGGAACTATGTAAGTTATCAGCGTGCTATTAGAATTATTACCAGGCCCTTTATACCCAAAAAATAAGTATGGAAAAGCTTAATATGGAAGTGTTTGACAAGTTCCCGGTGCTTAAAACAAAGCGGTTAACACTTAGAGAAATAAGAAAAGAAGATGCTAAACGTATTTATGATATGCGTTCGAATGGGCGTGTGAATGCATTTATAGCCAGGCCTGAAATGGATAAGCACGAAGATGCATTGCGTTTAGCTGAACGCACCATTGAAGCTTACAATAACAAACAAGCCATTGGCTGGGCCGGTATATTGAGAGATAACAATGAAATTATAGGAACATGCGGATTTAATAGTATTGACAGGTTAAATTTACGGGCAGAAATTGGTGGAGAAATGGCTACCGAATATTGGGGTAAACATATAGCCATAGAAGCGGTTATAGCTATTATACAATTTGGTTTGGAAGAAATGAATTTGCATAGTATTGAGGCGAAGGTATCGCCTGATAATAGAGGCGCTATAGCTTTAATGGAACAGATTGGTTTTAAGAAAGAAGCTCACTATAAGGATCGTATTTATTTTAAAGAAAGGTTTTCAGATATGGCTGTTTTCACGTTGTTAAAAGGGAATGAACAATATGATTTCTAACGAACAGTTTAAAAAATATGCTCTATCATTTGCCGAAGTAGAAGAGGCACCACATTTTGAGCATAAAGCATATAAGGTAAAGAAAAAGATATTTGCAACCCACAATGCCATTGAGCGCAGGTGTTGTGTTAAATTAACTCCGGAAGAGCAATCAATGCTTTGTTTGGTAGATCCTAAAATTATTTACCCGGTACCTAATAAATTTGGCAAGCAGGGATGGACTTTGGTTAACCTGAAACTGGTTAATAAGGAGATTTTAATGGGTGTTTTAATAGCAGCTTATTGTACTGTTGCTCCGCCAAAGCTGGCAGCAGTTTATTTAAATGAAGGAGAATAAAGACTAACTAAGTTAAATTGATGTTACAAAGAAAACTAGGTATTTACCCGTATCGTTATGGTAACCGTTTAACGTTAATAGAAAGTGGGCACTTATTTTTCGATAAATTAGTGGATTTGATTGAGTCGGCAAAAGAAGAAATTCACTTTCAGCTATATATTTTTGAACCTGATGCTACCGGGCGTATTATTGCTGATTTGCTGATAAAAGCAGCTGCAAGAGGTGTTAAAATTTATGTGGTACTTGATGCCTATGGAAGTAAGAATTTTAATGAAACCTGGCAAGAAGAATTTAGAAAAGCCGGGATAGCATTTTACTTTTATTCGCCTATAAAATTTGGTAATTATTTGCATATGGGTATGCGTTTGCACCATAAAATAATTTGTGTTGATAAGCGGCATGCTTTAGTTGGGGGCATTAATGTTTCAAACAATTACAGCCAATATACCGATGAAGCGCCCTGGCTTGATTTTGCTGTATTTATAGAAGGGAGTGTTATTATTGATTTGCTGCAAATTTGCTATAGTGTTTTACGTACGGTAAGAAAAGAAGAAAAACATTTTTGGCGTAAAATAAAAGTTGTTGAGAAAGTTACTGAAAGTGAGCCAATAAAAGCACGGGTATTACAAAATAACTGGCTACAAGCTAAATTTGGCATTTCGCGCCAGTATAAACAGAAAATAAGGGCAGCAGAAAAACAAATAACGTTAGTGGTTAGCTATTTTATTCCACCCATTTCGTTGAAGAGAATTTTAAAAAAGGCATCTAAAAGAGGGGTACAGGTCAATTTAATTTTAGGCGCGGTTTCGGATGTAGGTTTGGTAAAACACGCAAGCCAATATTTTTATGCTGATATGTTAAAATCCGGTATCAGGCTTTTTGAATGGAATAAAAGTGTATTGCATGGTAAACTCGCCTTGGTTGATAGCGACTGGATGTGCATTGGATCATATAATTTAAACCACTTAAGTGACTTTGGAAGTATTGAGTGCAATATAGAAGTTTTTGATGATGTGTTTTGTCAACAATCGCAATCGGCAATAGATGAAATAATCGCAAAAGGGTGTTCCAAAATTGAATTGTCGCAATTTAACCCAGGCTTTATGAAATGGAGGTTTTGGTACAATGCGCTGTGTTATTTTGCCGTTCGCTTACTTTTGGGGACTATGTTTTTTTTACAACACAGGCATTTAAAAAAGAACAAATATAAAAGCATGGTTTAAGTGTTTTATCTGCTAATTAAATTAGTCGATAAACGATAAATGTCGCAATGCTTAAAAAGCTTTCATTTAATTGGTATTGAGGGTATAAAAGAGAGTCATTACTCTGCCATTTCTTCATTATGACAAATACATTGTTTTACTTGTCCCTTCGGATTTAAAATAAGTACTTCTGTTGCAATTAAGCTTTTTACACTTTTGTAAAATTCACTATCCCACTATCAATCCACTCATTGCTGATTAGGTTCATAAGCTTATTAATTGATGTATGGATTGATTTTTGTATGAATCCAAGCAACAAGGTTGTGACGATGTTTTAGCGCCTTAAAAGGGCTTATAACGGGTTACGTCTGGCTAATTAAAAAAGGTGAGTTGTTAGGATATTTTTGGTTTGCATTTATCTTTAATGATTTCTTAAAGGCAGTGTATTTCTCTGCCTTTTTCATTAAACAATAGCTAAAAAAGAAAAGCCTCTATTGTTTTAAAATAGAGGCTTTTAAGAAGTATTTTTTTAAAATTACGATGTTGCTTTTTTAGCAGCAACTGTGTTTTTTAACCATTCATAGGTAACTGATTTAGGACGCTCTAAAGGTAACCCTAATGCTCTGTCCCATAAGAGAGATGCCATTACACCTAAAGCACGGCTTACACCGAATAAAACAGTGTAAAATTCATACTCAGCAAAACCATAGTGTAATAATAGCGCACCTGAATGCGCATCTACGTTTGGCCAAGGGTTTTTAATTTTACCGGTGTTTTCTAAAATAGGAGGGGCAACTTTATATATTTTCCAAACTATGTTTACCAATTGGTCGTCCGGCATGTAAGTTTTAGCAAATTCTTGTTGTGCTGTGAAACGAGGATCTGTTTTACGCAATACTGCGTGGCCATAACCCGGTACTACTTTTCCTTCGGTTAAGGTTTTATGAATATATGATGCAATTTGTTCTTCGGTTGGTTCGTGACCAATTTCTTCCTGCATGTCTTTTATCCAACGGATTACTTCCTGATTAGCTAATCCGTGTAATGGACCTGCAAGACCGTTCATAGCTGCTGCTAATGACAAATATGGATCTGATAAAGCTGAACCAACTAAATGTGTGGTATGCGCTGATACGTTTCCTCCTTCATGGTCAGCATGAATTACCAGATATAAACGCATTAGTTTGTAAAACTCGTTTTGGTCGTAACCTAACATGTGGGCAAAGTTTCCGGCCCAATCTAATTTAGGATCGGCAGCAATATGCTCATTGTTTTTATAAGTTCTACGGTAAATATAAGCTGCTACTATTGGTAAGCGGGCTAATAATGTACAAACGTCTTCGTAAGTATAATCCCAATAGTCTTTTTTGTTAATACCATCTTTGTATGCTTTAGCAAAAACAGATTCTGTTTGTAATGCATTAATGGCTATTGAAAACTGGGTCATTGGGTGGGTAGTTAAAGGCAAAGCATCCAATGCTGCAAATACGTGTGCAGGTACTTCTGCTCTTGTTGCCCAATCTGCCTGAATGGCTAATACATCATCGTAAGTTGGTAATTCGCCCAGTAACATTAAATAGAAAAGACCTTCCGGTAATGGTTCTGTTCCTCCCGGTACTTTTGGTAATAATTGGCGTAACTCCGGAATTGTATAACCTCTGAAACGGATACCTTCATTTGAATCTAACAAAGAGGTTTCGGTTAATAAACCAATAATTCCTTTTTGACCTGCATATACATCTTCTACTGTAAAATTGCCGAGAACCACATTTCCATTTTCTTTAACAAAATTTCTAATCTCTACCGCTAATGGAAGCGCTTTTTCTGCAAATTTGTTCTTTAAGTTACCCATTTTTTATTTTATCAACTTTATTTTTAGTATATATTTATTAAAACCGTTCGAATTTAGTATTTGTTTTGATTTGCACAAAAAACCTTAAAAATATCAGATTTTTGTGATGCAATTTGTATAAGCAAGGTTTATTGTGCTCCGTGGTTAGCTTCAGTAATAACGTTACCTTCCATATCAATT includes the following:
- a CDS encoding MmcQ/YjbR family DNA-binding protein, which encodes MISNEQFKKYALSFAEVEEAPHFEHKAYKVKKKIFATHNAIERRCCVKLTPEEQSMLCLVDPKIIYPVPNKFGKQGWTLVNLKLVNKEILMGVLIAAYCTVAPPKLAAVYLNEGE
- a CDS encoding citrate (Si)-synthase, eukaryotic, whose product is MGNLKNKFAEKALPLAVEIRNFVKENGNVVLGNFTVEDVYAGQKGIIGLLTETSLLDSNEGIRFRGYTIPELRQLLPKVPGGTEPLPEGLFYLMLLGELPTYDDVLAIQADWATRAEVPAHVFAALDALPLTTHPMTQFSIAINALQTESVFAKAYKDGINKKDYWDYTYEDVCTLLARLPIVAAYIYRRTYKNNEHIAADPKLDWAGNFAHMLGYDQNEFYKLMRLYLVIHADHEGGNVSAHTTHLVGSALSDPYLSLAAAMNGLAGPLHGLANQEVIRWIKDMQEEIGHEPTEEQIASYIHKTLTEGKVVPGYGHAVLRKTDPRFTAQQEFAKTYMPDDQLVNIVWKIYKVAPPILENTGKIKNPWPNVDAHSGALLLHYGFAEYEFYTVLFGVSRALGVMASLLWDRALGLPLERPKSVTYEWLKNTVAAKKATS
- a CDS encoding phospholipase D-like domain-containing protein, producing MLQRKLGIYPYRYGNRLTLIESGHLFFDKLVDLIESAKEEIHFQLYIFEPDATGRIIADLLIKAAARGVKIYVVLDAYGSKNFNETWQEEFRKAGIAFYFYSPIKFGNYLHMGMRLHHKIICVDKRHALVGGINVSNNYSQYTDEAPWLDFAVFIEGSVIIDLLQICYSVLRTVRKEEKHFWRKIKVVEKVTESEPIKARVLQNNWLQAKFGISRQYKQKIRAAEKQITLVVSYFIPPISLKRILKKASKRGVQVNLILGAVSDVGLVKHASQYFYADMLKSGIRLFEWNKSVLHGKLALVDSDWMCIGSYNLNHLSDFGSIECNIEVFDDVFCQQSQSAIDEIIAKGCSKIELSQFNPGFMKWRFWYNALCYFAVRLLLGTMFFLQHRHLKKNKYKSMV
- a CDS encoding GNAT family protein, which encodes MEKLNMEVFDKFPVLKTKRLTLREIRKEDAKRIYDMRSNGRVNAFIARPEMDKHEDALRLAERTIEAYNNKQAIGWAGILRDNNEIIGTCGFNSIDRLNLRAEIGGEMATEYWGKHIAIEAVIAIIQFGLEEMNLHSIEAKVSPDNRGAIALMEQIGFKKEAHYKDRIYFKERFSDMAVFTLLKGNEQYDF
- a CDS encoding NAD(P)/FAD-dependent oxidoreductase; translation: MDYQYQSMQAPHLIIIGGGFAGLELIKKLNKKPIKVTVLDKNNYFNFQPLMYQVASGGLGPDAIAYPLRKIIGSMPNIAFRMAEVEEILPEKNEIKTNIGEFHYDYLCIATGAQTNFFGNAELEKYSMQLKSIPDALDLRSDILQEFEKALSESKTGDIERFLNFVIVGAGPTGVETAGSLAEIKKNVIPADYKEIDASKMQVHLIEAAPRVLAAMSEISSKKAQQFLEELGVHVQVNTAVQNYDVQSGNLTLSNGSVLKTDTVIWSAGVKGKTIPGIPADLIVRGNRYKVDAFNRIETLKNVFAIGDIAYMTSDTAFPNGHPMVGTVAQQQGVLLGKNLLKLIDNKELKPYKYFNLGSMATIGRHKAVFEIFGIKMQGYIAWLGWMFIHLMLLVGFRNRLVVFLNWMWNYVSYQRAIRIITRPFIPKK